CATCATAGCCGTTGAGGGCTCCTTTTTTGGTTTCGTAAACAGGTGATTGCTGCGCCCGGGCGGCAAAACCGGCAAGGGCGATCATAACGAGCAGGACAAACTTTTTCATATTTTCTGTGTTGATTGTGAGAGCAAAACTACGCCCGCAATTTTGTTCGAAATGTCGGCTAGGTGACAAATGGGGAATTTATTTCACGGGAACTTTGTCAAAAAAGCTATGAAAACCATCATGTTATCACTTGTCCTGGGCCTCGCCCTTTCGTCGTGCCAGTCGGAAGGCGAACTCACCCAATCGGATGTCGGCGACGTGGCCCTTCCCACCGAAGCACAACTTTTGTATGAAGGCACGTTTAGTCCGACTTCAGGTATTGAGGTTGCCGGTACGGCCCGTGTGTATGCCAGGGCGTCAGAACGTTATGTGGCCTTGGAAGATTTCTCGGTATCGCGGGGTCCCGACCTAAAGGTGTATCTATCCACTACCGCAGCTCCCGATACCTTCGTAAACCTGGGCGCGCTGGGTAACGGCGTAGATCCAACCTATACCATCCCGGAAGGCGTTGACCTGACGGTGTACGACCACGTACTCATCCATTGCCAGCAGTACAGCCATCTTTTTGCCATTGCACCTTTACAACCCGCCGAATAGCCATGAAAGTCAGATTATTGTTTTATGTGGCCCTTTTCTCGATTTCCGTTATGAAGCTTCAGGCCCAGGGTTGTAGCGATGCGGGTATTTGTAGTATGGCGTCACATCCCGAAACCTACTCTTCGGCGCGGAATGAAATTGAAGTAACCGGACTCGTAGGCGCGGGCGAAGCGGATACCCGGTATTTTTCGCCTTTTATTGCCTACAACCGCCGCTTCAACGACCGTTGGTCAGGTGGGGTAAAGATCACGTCTTCGTTTGCGGAAGGTCGTTTTGGGAAACGGGGCTCGTTGGGCGATGCCTACTTAAGCGCCCATTTTATCCCAAAACCCGATGCACGCTACAAGTGGTCGTATTCTGCGGCGGTGAAGATTCCGTTCAACAGGGCCAACCTAAAGATCAACGAACACCCGTTGCCGCTGGATTACCAAAGCAGTCTGGGCACCATTGATTTCCTCGGCAGCGTCAACCTTCGGTATGGGAACTGGGATTTCAACAGCGCCCTGCAACTGATTGTGGTCAACCTGAACGCCAACTCGTTCTTTGCCGAGTACTCCGGAACGGATGCCTTTCCTTCGACCAACCTGTTTCGGCGCCGGCCCGATGCCTTGTTCCGGGCGACGTATACGCTGTCCGATTCGAAAAAGCGTTTCCACCTTAAACCCAATTTACTGTTCATCTACCATCTGGGTGAAGATTCGTTTGAGAACATCTACGGCGGGCGCGAATCGATTTCCGGTTCTGACGGACTGACCCTCAACGGCAACCTGATTGGTATCTATGATTTCAAGTCGGGAAGCCTGTCCCTTTCGGCGGCGGCACCTTTCGTCGTGCGCGACATCCGTCCCGACGGCCTGACGAGGGAGTTTACGGTGTCGGTGGGGTATGTGGGGCGGTTTTGAAAAAAGCCTCTCCGATTGAAGAATAAAAAAAGCACCGTTCGGAACCCGGACGGTACTTTTCAACGTCGTGGAAGCACTTCTTTGACCATTCTCTCAAATGGTGTTACTTCGCCTTCTGCACATCAGCCAGCATCGTCTTTTCGAACATCTTCGGTGCGTAGTTTTGAAGGAACACAATCGTTCCGGCCATTTTTCCGACCAGATTTTTGAAGGAAGGCTCTTTTGTTTCAAGGATTTTGTGCACCATATCGGTCACGAGCGTGGGATCTTCTGCGTTCTGTATGCCATCGTCCGTAAAGGCCCCCAATTGTTCGCGGTATCCGTCATAGTCGGCGATAGGGTGTTGGGAAGACACCGCGTTTACTCCGATGTTGGTTTTGAACCATCGGGGCTCTACCATACTCACTTTTATATTGAACCGATGCAATTCAAAACGGAGCGATTTAAAGTAGCCTTCAACGGCATGCTTCGACGCGGAATAATACGACAGGTTCGGTGGTCCTATCAATCCTACAATCGAACTGATGGTAACGATGTGGCCGGACCGCTGTCTTCTGAAAAGCGGCAATAAGGCATTTGTCACTTTTACCGTTCCCCAGAAGTTGGTTTCAAACTGCCGCTTGCCCAGTTCAATGGGAGTTTCTTCTGCGATGCCGGTCACAAGAAATCCGGCATTGTTTACCAACACGTCGAGATGGGGGATGGATGCGGACAGCTCATCTGCAAACCGGGCGATAGCGTGGTCATCGTCGAGGTCAAGGCGCATCATCCTGAACGGGAATTGGGTGCCATAATTGTCCGGATTACGGCTTGTGCCGATTACCGTGTATCCCTTTTGGTGAAGGTCGATGGCGAGCCGTAATCCAAAACCGGAAGAGGCACCTGTAATCAATACGGTTTTACTCATGACTATTTTGTTTGGTTGTCCTGACGCAGGAAGCTGTTAATATAAGAAGTTGCGAGTTCCGGATATTGGAACTGTGGTGCGTGGCCAGCGTCGGGGAGAATGATATGCTGTACGGTCGGCGCGTTTTTCAGCAGCGGGAACCAGTTTTCAGTGGCAAACGAAATGTCATGATCCCCTGATACTACCAGTACTGGCGTTTTTAACGTGGCGTATGCCGCTCTGAAATGGTCTTTATCCTCTAAAATGGCCGAATTCGACGCGAAGTAACGTTGAAACACCTCCGGAGTTGAAGGTACTTTGCTCCAGTCGGTATGTTGCATGATACGTCCCATTGAGGCCTGTGCGGCACTTCGGCTTTTTTCCGATTTAGGTTCGAAGAAAAGTACAACAGCGTCTTCGAAGTCGTTCACGGGTTTCAACGCTCTTTCCAGAAAAGCCGGTTCAAAAGCCACATCATTTTTGCCCATGGGATTCGTGCCAATCAAAACCGTTTTCATAACGCGATCCGGGTGTAAGAACATGACATACTGCGCGACCCAGCCGCCGTATGACCAGCCCATGATGTTGAATTTGTCTATTTTCAGGTAATCGGCCAGCTTTGTTGCTTCTGATGCAACTTCCTTGATATCCAGTGGTAGCGCGCCTTCCGAGTAGCCGATACCTGCATAATCGAAGGTAATTACGGTGTTGTTCGTTGCCAGCATGTCAAGGAAGAGGGGATCCCAGGTGTCGAGCGTACCTCTGAAGCGATTGGTTAGGATAAGAGGCGTTCCGACTCCAAATTTTCGGTACGCGATTTTCTTGCCCTCAATAAAGGCGAATTGCGTTTTTGCCGTTAGGGCTGTTTCTTTCATGGTGGTTTTTGCTTTTTGTGAATAAAGAGGGTGTTGAACGAATAAAGTGGCTCCTAAGAGCAGTGTCAGGAGCTTGATTTTAGGCATTTTAATTGCATTCCATTGTAAATCCTTTGTTGTCATGGTTGATTGTTTTAAATATTAATTGTAAATTTGCTTGCATATTGCAAGTGCAAATATAAATGCATTTACTTGCGTTTTGCAAGTAATTATAACTATTTTTTATGTCACAGGTAAAAAAAAGATCAAACTGCCTGATTAGCAATTCATTGGAAGTTTTCGGAGACAAGTGGTCGCTCTTGATTGTACGCGATTTGATGTTTAAGAAAGAGTGCACCTATGGCGATTTTTCGAAATCGGAGGAGAAGATTGCCACCAATATCCTGGCGGCGCGGCTCTTATCGTTAGAGGAAAATGGTATTATCAGCAAACGCCCGCATCCTGACAGTAAAGCGAAAGTCTTGTATCGTCTGACCCAGAAGGGGGTTGATTTATTGCCGATTATCGCAGAGATCAATCTGTGGGCCGAGAAATATTACGTCGTTTCGGACGAGCGGAAGGCCATGTTGGCGGAAATACACCGCGATAAAGATGGGTTCATCCAAAAAAACAGGGATGAACTGGAGCCCTATATATAATCACAGACGTTTCTGCGTTCGAAAAAGGGGTTATAAATAGCGAGACCCAAACAAAAAGGCTGCCCTAAAGGCAGCCTTTTCTTCTTATTGGGGGACTACTTATCCGTGCGCTTCTACCGAGAGATCGTTCACTTCCTCCCATTTTGCCAAACGGTCGGCGTATACGTGTTGTACCCAAGGAAGGGCCGTCGCGCCAAAGAATACCCGCGCAGGTGGGTTCTCGGCATGCACGATTTTCAACATCGGCCCTACGGTTGCATCCGGATTGCCATAAGGCAAATTCCGCATTTCCTCGTACTTCACTTCTTTAAAGTCGTTATACGCGTCAATCGGCTGACTTCTTACGCCTGATGAACCCGAAAAGTCGGTAGTATACCCGATTGGTTCGATCAGGGTTGTTTTGATACCGAAGCTTTTTACCTCTTCCGCCAGGGCTTCGGTAATGGCCTCCACCGCCCATTTTGACGAATTGTAGATGCCTAACAGCGGAATTGAAACAATGCCTAATAAACTGGATACTTGTATGATATGGCCGAAGCCCTGCTTCCTCATGACGGGCAGCGCGGCCTGGGTGACCCACAGTAAGCCGAAGACGTTTGTTTCGAACTGTGTGCGGACCTCTTCTTCACTCGCCTCTTCGATGGTTCCAAATAGGCCATATCCGGCGTTGTTGATTACGACATCCAGTGTGCCAAAATGCTGTTGCGCCTGGTTCACTACGTCAAAACACTGCGCCTTGTTCGTTACGTCGAGTGCTATCGTAAGCAGTGATGCGCCATACTCGGCTGCCAGATCGCCCAGTGCCGCCGTATTCCGCGCAGTTGCTACTACGTTATGGCCGTTTTGCAATAGCGCTTCGGTCCAGATTTTTCCAAATCCCCTTGCAGCGCCTGTGATTAAAATCGTTTTACCCATGATTTTATTTTTATGTTAGAAACCTAAATACGGGGAACAAAACTAGTTTACAGAAAGCCGGAAGGGGTAATGAATATCGAGTAATTAATTATGAATATCGAGTAATTTTGCACGAACTGTTTTTGGTATCGTGCCCGTCACTCGTTTGAAGTAATTATTAAAATAGCTCGGATATTCGAATCCAAGTGCATACGCGACATCGGCGATACTCCAATCTGTGTGCTGCAGTAGTGCCTTTGCCTCACTTACGATTCGGTCAGACAGGTGCGCCGTAATAGGTCGCCCTGTCACTTCACGTACGGATCGGTTCAGGTGGTTCACATGCAGGGAAAGGCAATTTGCGTAATCTTGTGGGGTCCTCAGCATGAGAGGACGCTCTTTGCTTTCGATCGGGAACTGTTTCTCCAATAAGTCCATGAACATATGCGTGATGCGTGATGCCGCATTATGGTGCCTGATGATGTTCGACGACGGATTGATCTTAAGCACTTCGTGGTTTATAAGTCCTATATAATTCCGAATGAGGTCGTCCTTAAACAAATACGCGGTATCGCGCTCCGCGTAGATTTTCCGGAAGAGCAGGTCCATAAAGTCGGCTTGTTCCCGATTAAGTTCATACACCGCCGGCGCCCCAATCTTAAAGAGCGGCAGCCGTGAAAGCGTGTCGGTTCGCTCTCCTACCTTTAGGAATTCCTCTGAAAATACGCAGGCATAGCCCTTCGTAATCGGCTCAAACACCTCCCAGGCATAGGGGATGTGGGGGTTGCCAAAAAACAAGAAAGTACCTTTCACCTCATAGACCGTATCGCCATAGCGGATAACTGCATGCCCGGTGTTGATAGAGATTTTATAGAAATCCCGCCGGCTGGAGAAGGGAACCGCTTTAAATGAGGCATCTATTTCATATACCTTAAAGCCCTTTAGTTTGATTTCGCCTTGGCTGAAATGGGGGGCGTTTGAAACCGATTGTTTTTTCATGGCACGAA
This genomic interval from Flavobacterium sp. HJ-32-4 contains the following:
- a CDS encoding DM13 domain-containing protein — its product is MLSLVLGLALSSCQSEGELTQSDVGDVALPTEAQLLYEGTFSPTSGIEVAGTARVYARASERYVALEDFSVSRGPDLKVYLSTTAAPDTFVNLGALGNGVDPTYTIPEGVDLTVYDHVLIHCQQYSHLFAIAPLQPAE
- a CDS encoding SDR family NAD(P)-dependent oxidoreductase → MSKTVLITGASSGFGLRLAIDLHQKGYTVIGTSRNPDNYGTQFPFRMMRLDLDDDHAIARFADELSASIPHLDVLVNNAGFLVTGIAEETPIELGKRQFETNFWGTVKVTNALLPLFRRQRSGHIVTISSIVGLIGPPNLSYYSASKHAVEGYFKSLRFELHRFNIKVSMVEPRWFKTNIGVNAVSSQHPIADYDGYREQLGAFTDDGIQNAEDPTLVTDMVHKILETKEPSFKNLVGKMAGTIVFLQNYAPKMFEKTMLADVQKAK
- a CDS encoding alpha/beta fold hydrolase translates to MKETALTAKTQFAFIEGKKIAYRKFGVGTPLILTNRFRGTLDTWDPLFLDMLATNNTVITFDYAGIGYSEGALPLDIKEVASEATKLADYLKIDKFNIMGWSYGGWVAQYVMFLHPDRVMKTVLIGTNPMGKNDVAFEPAFLERALKPVNDFEDAVVLFFEPKSEKSRSAAQASMGRIMQHTDWSKVPSTPEVFQRYFASNSAILEDKDHFRAAYATLKTPVLVVSGDHDISFATENWFPLLKNAPTVQHIILPDAGHAPQFQYPELATSYINSFLRQDNQTK
- a CDS encoding helix-turn-helix domain-containing protein — its product is MSQVKKRSNCLISNSLEVFGDKWSLLIVRDLMFKKECTYGDFSKSEEKIATNILAARLLSLEENGIISKRPHPDSKAKVLYRLTQKGVDLLPIIAEINLWAEKYYVVSDERKAMLAEIHRDKDGFIQKNRDELEPYI
- a CDS encoding SDR family NAD(P)-dependent oxidoreductase; translated protein: MGKTILITGAARGFGKIWTEALLQNGHNVVATARNTAALGDLAAEYGASLLTIALDVTNKAQCFDVVNQAQQHFGTLDVVINNAGYGLFGTIEEASEEEVRTQFETNVFGLLWVTQAALPVMRKQGFGHIIQVSSLLGIVSIPLLGIYNSSKWAVEAITEALAEEVKSFGIKTTLIEPIGYTTDFSGSSGVRSQPIDAYNDFKEVKYEEMRNLPYGNPDATVGPMLKIVHAENPPARVFFGATALPWVQHVYADRLAKWEEVNDLSVEAHG
- a CDS encoding AraC family transcriptional regulator — its product is MKKQSVSNAPHFSQGEIKLKGFKVYEIDASFKAVPFSSRRDFYKISINTGHAVIRYGDTVYEVKGTFLFFGNPHIPYAWEVFEPITKGYACVFSEEFLKVGERTDTLSRLPLFKIGAPAVYELNREQADFMDLLFRKIYAERDTAYLFKDDLIRNYIGLINHEVLKINPSSNIIRHHNAASRITHMFMDLLEKQFPIESKERPLMLRTPQDYANCLSLHVNHLNRSVREVTGRPITAHLSDRIVSEAKALLQHTDWSIADVAYALGFEYPSYFNNYFKRVTGTIPKTVRAKLLDIHN